TTTCAGCTCACCGGGCCCATGAAGTCCTCTCAGACCCTCAATCTGCCTACCTCATTACCTTGTGAACTATTTTAATCTCCACTACCACCACTTCCTCCACCATCAAGGCCCTTGCACCCATTTTTTATAGACATCCATCTCTTTGTGAGATAGATATTGGGAGCTTACTACATGGCTGGCACTGGGAATATCGCAATGGTGGAAAGAGACACAAGTCACTGCCTTTCTGGCACTTCTtggttggtggggggtggggcatgcAGACAACAGGGATGATAAACAAATAAAGCATACAGTGTCAGCGAGTGCTAAGTTCTATGAAGAAGAatcagtgggggagaggagaggagtatTAGGGAGAGGTGGCTACAATTTTAATCAtggtggccagggaaggccttactgagaaggtgacatctaAGTAAGACAGGAAGGCGGTGAGGAAGGTCATCTGGGGAAAGAGTGTTACAGGAAAAGGGAGCTGGCGAGTACACAGGAGGCCAGAGCCTGCCTCCAGGAATGcccaggaggccagtgtggctggagcagagctggggagggaagaTGAGAGCAGATGATAGGTAAGAAGTCAGGAGGCTGGGCCTTGGAGGTGAGAAACAAGCCTTCTCTCCAAATCCCACAAACACTGATTACCACTGTGAGACGCGCCCCTAGAGAGCTTCTTCTGGGATATCATATCTTTTCTAACCAAGTGCAGCCAGAAGATTTACTGTCCAGATGCAGATGTTCTGCCCTCTGTTCGGAGCCTCTGCCAATTTCAGGCAAGATCCTCTCGTATTTCTTGGTTCCTTCAATGGCAGTTACATTGATAGGTTTTTATCTGGACTTGCGTTTGCTCTTAGTTGCTACAGAGATATAAATTggcagagctttttttttttttttttttttttgctgttgactTTTCTGCCAATTAATTCAAGAGCCGAGGAAGTATACAGGAGGATTCATGATCGGGGATACGGGCATTTCTGAGAATATGGAGATAAGATAATGACCCGCAGAAGGTGGGAGAGAGGATTATGAATTCTGAAAGGGCCGCACCGGCCTGCACATTTTGCAAGGGGTCCCCCCTGCCAGGATCAACTCATTATTCTCTCCTCCTGCTGAATGAATACCTGCTTTCCAACAAACCAGTAAGACTTTAATGGTTAAGACTTGCTATCTTTTGAACTATTTTAAAcgattttatgtatttcatagTACCCAGAtatcattgtaatttttttttagtgagaagtctttttttaaaaagcccaaaatTGAATCCAAGGGAGTATTCAGCAGCGAGTAAAGATGAATTGACTCTGGATTCTAACcccaccctccttttttttttttttttttttttacggaaAGCCGTAACCTGTTTTATTAACACGGAAACTGCACAGCTGGGACTTCAACCAGGTGACTTGTAGCCGATGAACAAGCCCCACACTTAGCAGCCTCTCAGGGACCCTCTGAGGGGCTCTCCCTGCTGCTGGCAGGGAAGGGAGTgagagagcagcagggaggcAGGTGCACACAGCTATTCCTCGAAGAAGGCCAACGTGAACTCCCCAGGGTCATCTCCACACTGCGGCCCCTCCAGCTGCTCTGGCTCTTTTCCAACATCTTCCAGGAGTTGCTCCAGGTCCAGGTCACTGAAGGTGTCATCATCAGGGGGGACACTTCCAGCCGCTGGAGGACACTTCCAGCCTTCTTTCCCCACCACGGGACAGACCCTGCGATGAGCTGGTGGGGTCAGGCCCTTGGGCACCATTCTAGCTTCTTTGTCCTCAGACAAGCTGGTTCCTGAGGCTTTGATTTGAGgagctttaaattttttcttaggGCCTGGCTGGTCAGGCTCCGATTTCCCatgcccttctttccttcctgttatGGGTACAGGAGGGGCTGCAGATTTATCTCCCAGAGCTCTCTTCATTGTCTTCTTTCGCAGGGTCACATCTTATCCATCTGTTAGGCCTCTTGccttgggttttttggtgtgAATTTTGGCTGGCTTGGGACTGGGCAAAGTCaggtcttttttctcttcctcctcttccaacTCCTTCGCCTCCAACTCtgactcttcctcttctttctccaagCAGGAATCTGGGCTGTTAGCCCCAGAAAGCCTTAAGTCTTTTCCTTCCCCACAACTGTCAGATCCATTGTATCGGCTCCAGAAACCAAACAAGTTAACCTGTTCTGTATACTGATCTGTTCTGCCTCTTGAGCCATCGTCAGGGCTGCTCCCAGCTTCTGGTTGCAGTCCTTCTTCCTACACTTTTTCACTCCAGCTAGCTCCAGGGACAGCTCCTGGAAGTTCTTTAGCATGTTGACTGGGATCCAAGCACGAGAGACTGTTTCTCCAAAAAATGTCACATGGTATTTAGATGGCAGGGAATCAAGatgagaagcaaaaataaaatattccccCAGGTCAGGATCAGATTCTACCATGCCTGGCCACCAGGGGTAACCGTATTGCTTGGCCCAGATGATGGATCCTAGGATGTAGGAGGCATAGGCCACATCACTCTCACGCCCTGTCCAAGACTCCTCAGGGATGTCACAGCAATTGTACCTCCAGTCTGTATTCTGATCACAGGACAAATTATCAGGAAGCACTGAGGGGTCAATGTTCCCACGAAACCGCCTCCACTTCTCACAGTTTGGGGAGGAACATTGGACCCAGATGAGACATTGACTAAAACCACCgccttctcctttttgttggttTCTGGTTTGAGAATCATCTTGAACTGTTTTTTTCAGCTGGTTTTTCTGTCTCTGCTCATGTCCACTTTGggccttttccattttctcattttgagctctcttttttcctttgattgGGGAAGGTCTATTGAATTTCTTCTCAGAGGGTGCAGGATCTGGCTGGCCTGGCTTAGATGTCTTTCTCACAGAGGTTACTCCAGCTTCCTCAGTGGCTGAAATCTCTAGAATATGAGGTACAATTACCCTCTCTCCATCAGCATCATCATTATCAGTAGAAGAAGTAAGTCCTCGTTCCTTGTCTAATTGGGTGCATCTTATGGGCTGGGCACAGGAAGTCTCCAAGCACTCCTGGAGGGACTTCCGTAGCACAATCTGGACAATCTCCTCAAATTCTGCATTGGTGAGGcttgctctttccttttctttcttctctgcttgCTTGTCTTGAGGCTTTCCTTTATTCTCCCGGCCACCGCTTGGACCATTTTCTGCGgttgctttctcttccttcttctctgacCTGACCTTTGGCCCAGGGTCTCCTCTTTGGGTGAGTTAGGGCTATAGCACATCAAGCTATGCAATTTTTGTGCAGGTGGGGCAAAGGTTTTCTTTGGCCCCTTCCCACATTCTTCTTTACTCTGCAATGTTGTCATCATTCAGCTCAGAAGCTACACTTTCTTTGTGCCTCTGAtcaagagagaagggaaagccaAGAAGTCACTCTGACAACTCAAGTCTCTGCTCCTCTGTTTCAGATGAATTTTCTTCTGGAACAAGGAGAACTATCTTCGCTGCCACCCCAGTGGTGTGCGTCCAGGactccctacttttttttttaaataaccacaaTGATGTTTCACACAAATTTTCTGTATAAAAAGCAATTATTTAGAACTTATTCTGTACCAGATGCTATCTTAAGCACATATTAACTCTTTACATGTAttaaccccccaaaaaatgttcTGATGTATCCTAGTCTTATactattttatagatttaaaaagttGATGCTTAAAGAGTTTAAGAAATCTGCACAGGGTTGCTATATGTAGCTGCCAAAGgcacatattttcatttactctGCAAAGGGAGGTAGGAAGAACTGGTAAAATATATTCAAACCTTAAGAAGCAATAAGCAGATTGATATCATTAGATCTGCCTGTGATAGTTAATCCAGTGTATTCCTTGATGGATTTCTCTGATGGATGAGGGATACACTCCTTTTAGGATCTAGTAGAGATCAGGAATGCGATAGGAAATCTTAGCTTATTCAGATCTTACAGGCTCACCAACTGGCCTGAAAACATTGTAAAAATAGATATAGACACATTATCTCACTTTTTCCATA
Above is a window of Zalophus californianus isolate mZalCal1 chromosome 7, mZalCal1.pri.v2, whole genome shotgun sequence DNA encoding:
- the LOC113927856 gene encoding LOW QUALITY PROTEIN: zinc finger CW-type PWWP domain protein 1-like (The sequence of the model RefSeq protein was modified relative to this genomic sequence to represent the inferred CDS: inserted 2 bases in 2 codons; substituted 1 base at 1 genomic stop codon), with the protein product MMTTLQSKEECGKGPKKTFAPPAQKLHSLMCYSPNSPKEEXPGPKVRSEKKEEKATAENGPSGGRENKGKPQDKQAEKKEKERASLTNAEFEEIVQIVLRKSLQECLETSCAQPIRCTQLDKERGLTSSTDNDDADGERVIVPHILEISATEEAGVTSVRKTSKPGQPDPAPSEKKFNRPSPIKGKKRAQNEKMEKAQSGHEQRQKNQLKKTVQDDSQTRNQQKGEGGGFSQCLIWVQCSSPNCEKWRRFRGNIDPSVLPDNLSCDQNTDWRYNCCDIPEESWTGRESDVAYASYILGSIIWAKQYGYPWWPGMVESDPDLGEYFIFASHLDSLPSKYHVTFFGETVSRAWIPVNMLKNFQELSLELAGVKKCRKKDCNQKLGAALTMAQEAEQISIXEQVNLFGFWSRYNGSDSCGEGKDLRLSGANSPDSCLEKEEEESELEAKELEEEEEKKDLTLPSPKPAKIHTKKPKARGLTDGXDVTLRKKTMKRALGDKSAAPPVPITGRKEGHGKSEPDQPGPKKKFKAPQIKASGTSLSEDKEARMVPKGLTPPAHRRVCPVVGKEGWKCPPAAGSVPPDDDTFSDLDLEQLLEDVGKEPEQLEGPQCGDDPGEFTLAFFEE